The following coding sequences lie in one Populus trichocarpa isolate Nisqually-1 chromosome 14, P.trichocarpa_v4.1, whole genome shotgun sequence genomic window:
- the LOC7492736 gene encoding RING-H2 finger protein ATL67, which yields MSTPTTTIPSTISATSPPPPANYLTNLGLGYSIAIALFFLVLLSTILLASYICCRTNRHRSRNSNNNNNNYANSTADGIILPRIIFVAEDDEEQERDLESAAVGLNQAVINSYPKFQFSKDGGFSERTNNFCNTCSICLCEYKDLEMLRMMPDCRHYFHLLCLDAWLKLNGSCPVCRNSPLPTPLSTPLSEVVPLSQYAADRRRR from the coding sequence ATGTCCACCCCCACCACCACAATCCCCTCCACTATCTCCGCCACCTCCCCTCCTCCCCCTGCTAATTACCTCACCAACCTTGGCCTTGGCTATTCTATAGCCATAGCCCTTTTCTTTCTCGTACTTCTCTCCACTATCCTCCTTGCTTCTTACATATGTTGTCGCACCAACCGCCATCGTTCTCGTAActctaacaacaacaacaataattatgCAAACTCTACAGCTGATGGCATAATACTTCCTCGTATTATTTTCGTTGCCGAAGATGACGAAGAACAAGAACGTGATTTAGAAAGTGCTGCTGTAGGTCTCAACCAGGCTGTTATCAACTCGTACCCGAAATTCCAGTTTAGTAAAGATGGTGGGTTCAGTGAAAGAACCAATAATTTTTGTAATACTTGCTCGATCTGTTTGTGCGAGTATAAAGATTTGGAGATGTTAAGAATGATGCCTGATTGTAGGCATTATTTTCACTTGCTTTGTCTTGATGCCTGGCTTAAGCTTAATGGGTCGTGTCCCGTTTGTCGGAACTCACCGTTGCCTACTCCGCTTTCGACACCGTTGTCGGAGGTTGTGCCTTTGTCGCAGTACGCAGCGGATCGGAGGAGGAGGTGA